A genomic window from Candidatus Kouleothrix ribensis includes:
- a CDS encoding acyl-CoA dehydrogenase family protein: MDFTHSARALALTERVLAFVNDEVIPLEAHAEGDDGLPPARLAELRAKARAAGVYGPQLPTELGGLGLDLLECCPVFEAAGRSLLGPLALNCAAPDEGNMHLLHLVANHEQRQRYLHPLASGAVRSCFAMTEPAPGAGADPTMLRTQAVRRGNSWVIDGHKWYATGAAGAAFYIVMARTDPAVPAAEGCTLFLVDADTPGLRLHRRVEGLTVATPGGHCELHFEGCTVSDSQVLGAVGQGFKLTQLRLGPARLTHCMRWTGVAQRALEIALARALEREAFGAKLERHEAVQWMLADSEIELSAGRLMIQQAAWLLAQGGEARRETAMCKVFVSEAVNRVIDRALQICGALGISGDLPLADFYREARAFRIYDGPSEVHRMVIARGLLRQFRQRATR; the protein is encoded by the coding sequence AGGTCATCCCGCTCGAGGCACATGCCGAGGGCGACGATGGCCTGCCGCCCGCGCGGCTGGCCGAGCTGCGCGCTAAAGCACGCGCGGCCGGCGTGTATGGCCCGCAGCTTCCGACCGAGCTGGGCGGGCTGGGGCTCGATCTGCTGGAGTGCTGCCCGGTGTTCGAGGCGGCCGGCCGTAGCCTGCTGGGGCCGCTGGCACTGAACTGTGCGGCCCCCGATGAAGGCAATATGCACCTGCTGCACCTGGTAGCCAACCACGAGCAGCGCCAGCGCTACTTGCACCCGCTGGCCAGTGGCGCGGTGCGATCGTGCTTCGCCATGACCGAGCCGGCGCCTGGTGCCGGCGCCGACCCGACCATGCTTCGTACGCAGGCCGTGCGGCGCGGCAACAGCTGGGTGATCGACGGGCATAAATGGTATGCGACCGGTGCGGCTGGCGCGGCGTTCTACATCGTGATGGCGCGTACCGACCCGGCGGTGCCAGCGGCCGAGGGCTGTACGCTCTTTCTGGTCGATGCCGATACGCCAGGGCTACGGCTGCACCGGCGCGTCGAAGGGCTGACAGTTGCGACGCCGGGTGGGCACTGCGAGCTACACTTCGAGGGCTGTACCGTTTCGGACAGCCAGGTGCTGGGCGCGGTAGGCCAGGGCTTCAAGCTCACGCAGCTGCGGCTCGGGCCGGCGCGGCTGACGCACTGTATGCGCTGGACGGGTGTAGCGCAGCGTGCGCTCGAGATCGCCCTTGCACGCGCGCTCGAGCGCGAGGCGTTTGGGGCCAAGCTCGAACGCCACGAAGCCGTGCAGTGGATGCTGGCCGACTCGGAGATCGAGCTGAGCGCGGGCCGGCTGATGATCCAGCAGGCCGCCTGGCTGCTGGCGCAGGGCGGCGAAGCGCGCCGCGAGACGGCCATGTGTAAAGTGTTTGTTTCGGAGGCAGTGAACCGCGTGATCGATCGCGCGCTCCAGATTTGTGGGGCGCTAGGCATCTCGGGCGACCTGCCGCTGGCCGATTTCTACCGCGAGGCGCGGGCATTTCGGATCTACGATGGGCCTTCTGAGGTTCACCGCATGGTAATTGCGCGCGGCCTGCTGCGGCAGTTTCGGCAGCGCGCCACACGCTGA
- a CDS encoding RbsD or FucU transport — MLRYKLLHPEILAALGSAGHGAQILIADGNYPFATRSNPRARQVYLNLAPGVLGATDVLNVLVDAVPIEAAHVMVPDIGDEPPIFHEFRELMPGMQLYILRRFEFYEAASAPDVTLVIATGEQRIYANLLLTIGVIPPEPS; from the coding sequence ATGCTACGCTACAAGCTGCTGCACCCCGAGATCCTGGCCGCGCTCGGCAGCGCCGGCCATGGTGCGCAGATTCTGATTGCCGACGGCAACTATCCATTTGCAACGCGCTCGAATCCACGCGCCCGCCAGGTATACCTGAACCTGGCGCCAGGCGTGCTCGGCGCTACCGACGTGCTGAACGTACTGGTCGACGCAGTTCCGATCGAGGCCGCGCATGTCATGGTGCCCGATATCGGCGACGAGCCGCCGATCTTCCACGAGTTTCGTGAGTTGATGCCGGGGATGCAGCTGTACATTCTACGCCGGTTCGAATTCTACGAAGCGGCATCGGCGCCTGATGTTACGCTGGTCATCGCCACCGGCGAGCAACGGATCTACGCCAACCTGCTCCTGACGATCGGCGTGATACCGCCCGAGCCGTCCTGA